A DNA window from Anastrepha obliqua isolate idAnaObli1 chromosome 5, idAnaObli1_1.0, whole genome shotgun sequence contains the following coding sequences:
- the LOC129248100 gene encoding putative odorant-binding protein A5 produces the protein MWHQAQRFLFFSLVASSTLAEDSEVGKLFRDTEVVPDVLEEPPKELLKIVYDNGLEVGKGKEFTPTQTKDEPKLDWNAEPDSYYTVVMSNPDIPSRQNPLLREWLHWLVVNVPGTDIAKGDVLDPYIGPMAPKMSGVLRYVFLIYKQPEKQTFDEPILTNTDVTGHEKFSSMIFAEKYNMELVAGNLFQARWDEYVPKLHKQFGITL, from the exons atgtggcATCAAGCGCagcgctttttatttttctcgctTGTGGCAAGTTCTACGCTAGCCGAGGACAGTGAAGTGGGAAAACTTTTTCGAGACACGGAAGTGGTACCAGATGTGCTCGAAGAGCCGCCTAAAGAGCTGCTGAAG ATTGTGTACGACAACGGACTAGAAGTCGGCAAGGGCAAGGAGTTCACGCCCACCCAAACTAAAGATGAACCAAAACTAGATTGGAACGCCGAACCGGACTCATATTACACGGTTGTGATGAGTAACCCGGACATCCCAAGTCGCCAGAATCCTTTACTACGTGAGTGGCTGCATTGGTTGGTAGTGAATGTACCAGGTACAGATATTGCCAAGGGTGACGTCTTAGATCCCTACATTGGACCAATGGCACCTAAGATGAGTGGAGTGTTGCGATATGTTTTCTTGATCTACAAACAACCGGAAAAGCAAACATTCGATGAGCCCATACTCACCAATACCGACGTGACTGGTCATGAGAAATTCTCTTCTATGATTTTCGCTGAGAAATACAACATGGAATTGGTGGCGGGTAATCTGTTTCAAGCACGTTGGGATGAATATGTGCCGAAGTTGCATAAGCAATTCGGTATAACTTTGTGa